The genomic interval cacacatttgaagtattaaacatagtctaattacaaaataaatttcagattccgcttggaaatcacgagacgaatcatttgagtctaattaatctggcattagcacatgttggttaccgtagcaccTATaactaatcacgtcctaattagactcaaaagattcatctcactatttcctccttaactgtgtaattagttttaatgtttatatatatttaatgctttatttagatgtccaaaaattcgatatgatgtttttagaaaaagtttttttaactaaacggggcctaattACTACATGTGCGCACAAATGTactctccttttgttttttaacttCAGGCATCTTAAACAGTAATGTTGACAAGTTGTCACgctcagaaatttacaccaaatttctgaacaatagcatgtattaaatctcggtccaggaatcagcccgagtacacactatgacaaattaatacacagttccacgacttaaaaacaaataaaaacaattatctatcgaaatgcagcggaaagaggaaaacaagactagaccatcgaatcttcagcttcagctggtgaagacggctccacaccacaggcattctcggcGGCGggctgaaccttacttcaaccttcggaacaacctttttctgacacaggctctggcacttgctctggtggggaaaaattaagcaaggctgagtaaaaaccaccgtactcaacaagtaacacccaagagagggagaataatgaatgcaatagggtaacaagggataggctaaggttaaattgcacaaaagctgcagtaatttagcaaaacagtaaataaaatagactgaaataaaagtaaaataacatttaaaataatcatccactgtccaacgttacaccacgttgcaacaagcCCAAACCActatcgaacgttacaccacgtagcgacagggtcaaccctctgtccaacgttaaaccacgttgcgacagacccaaacaactgccaacgttacaccacgttcgCAGGGTCAacccagttccaagattaataaaattataaaaggggttgaactaatcccagtgagtctgtcagttcgcccaataaccgcgggcatggctattcgaatagttttactctgcagaggtgtacaactttacccacaagacatggctgccaagcatgttaccatgccccaacgtatcaccacgatacctcagtacggaaaccatgataagacctttcacctaaccctccctagacaatcgcaccacacttcaggtttcaccccctcctttacaccaagtcgggcagtcccctcttgtgccttggtagatccgaaagtagcagaggctttcattacaccacaattgcccgtccatactccatcacgcctacccttgcctcggtacgtcgaatagggacaagctagattacgagtctcaccgttgcccattctggcttgtggttagtacgtgtaagaccttcagggtttcctgagaaccggtccttaattgccatgggcacgactctcaaaaccatgcacccacagcccaccataagcaatattttagttatattaatccacatcgggagattaataatgattacaaccattaaaggtctatcaaagtgtaacaataattaaataataattggtgagctagttgaactaagtatggctaagcattgactaacccaaattctagtcaaattaaccttggatgacaataataatacatgggaatcaacggatataaaggtaaatgcccaatagataaatacaataaatagatttgcataaaacaatgcatgtttgaatataaagcgaggaattttataaacataggttcaatatgatcaaagaagggtgccacttgccttgcttagacccacgaggaacttcggcgatgacttcgagaacgaacggcgcttcaacggggtcaaaacctacgacaaacaagtcaaaacaaacaaaacaggctataaaactgctgaaacagagaaagaaactatttttaatggattcttggcatttttctgaatttaatgaaacttgaatggacctaaacggagactagatgaattacttatgaattttagaagttttctgggtttttaaactaaacaaaaaagtcctaaatcaattattgcgcaattaatggggctgctgacgtcagcgaggagagaggaggcgctgacgggtggggaccacctgtcggtgggagagaggggaagtgggcggctgacacgtgggcccgaccgagagggaggggcgggcgggtgggacccgctggccagtgagagggaaacagagaggggggaggagggcgcggctggcggcgagcggcgcgacggcgcggcggagacggcaaGGGCCGAGGagacggcgcaaccggagcaggggcgcacggcggcgacggcgaacggcacggcaacgacggcgtgacggcgacgacgtcgggcggcgacaagcgggcggcgcggcggatggcgaccggcacttaccgatggcacggggaggtcggcagcggcggcggagagggaagaaagagggagagaggagtggagcgctcaccagcggcgacggagacggcggcgcgtcggcgagggcgaggcggaggtggggacgcggacgagcggcgaCTTGCGACGTTCGGTGGCAAGGTCGGccaacggcgtcgagacgacggggcacggcggcgggagggacgaatgccggcgggaggtcagcgaggtagaggcggtggtggtgacgcgggtgggcggcgacgtccgacggccgacgaggagatcggcggctgacggcgacggagggaagcttcgggcggagagggggaaagtggcggcggggcagaggcacggggattttatacggtggcggcgccggctagggcggagcggccggtggagaccgagtcgacggcgcggcggttgcggcgaactacgtatatttttatatacgtagtttaagcgatctaaaagttaagactgaaaaataaacttcgatgaaaaactttaaaatcaactttaaatttaagattaaacatttaaatttgagcatttttcccatcaTTTAGAaggtatcatgaggtaccactgttttctaccaaattttacataaaaaacagtggtacctgtAATACCTTCTcaatgatgataaaattgctttttaaattttggcttataaatataagtaaaactaaaaatgatgGGGCGATTGACACCGACTAACGGCCAACCGCCCAAATCCAGGCCAGTTCATAGGGATGCGCTGCAACTTGATCAGCTCGATCCGCACATGCGAAAAACCGCACTGCCATGCCGTAATCTCCCCGCTCTTAATCCCCATTTGCTCGGACGCAATCTAACCCAAATCAAAGTGACAGAAGCGTTCCAGTTTCATGATCATTCGATGGCGAGGTCGGTCGGTCTTCGTCGGCCATGCCTTCACTCCAACGCCTGAATGCACTGCGTATCCACATCCCACAACTCTGTCCCGGCCTCTCCCTCAAGTCCTTGCAGCCGTATTTTGCAGTGCAAGGCTTTTGGTGTTCATGGTTGCGATGCATTATGGCTGGGTCAAATCCTAAGCTGAAGCAACCATCCGGCGCAAGGCATATCGTCGTCGATCCCTGCATGGATTAACCGGATCGGGATTGAGATCGATGGATCATGGATAAATGGGGTAGATCAAGTGATCGTTAAGGTGAAATTAAGACCGGATTTGATCTTGTGTGCGTAGCTTGCAATCCCAGGGAGATTTCTTGGGGTTTGGTTCGTTGGAGTCTCGCTTTCTTGGGGTTTTGAGGATTTGGGTTTGTGATTGGTATATATAGGTGACCAGTTCTTGGCAATGGCGATCAGCTCACAGTAATTGGTAATTAGCCGCCAGCTCGAGCGGTTGAATAGTGGAGTGATCAGTGACGAGTTAGTTGGTTGATCAGTTGCAAGTGCGATGGcgatcggcggcgacgcggggcgggtggtcggcgacggcgccggcgacgacaacATCATCCTGAACCCGGAGTTCGACGACGGGCTGGACGGCTGGGCCGGGAGCGGGTGCAAGATCGAGCTGCACGACTCGCTCGACGACGGCAAGGTGCTCCCCGCCAGCGGCAAGCACTtcgtggcggcgacggggaggaCGGACACGTGGAACGGCGTGCAGCAGGACGTGACGTCGCGGCTGCAGCGCAAGCTGCTGTACGAGGTCGCCGCCACGGTCCGGCTGGCCGGTGCCGGCGTGCCGCTGTCGCCGTGCGAGGTCCgggccaccgtcgccgtgcagAACTCCGACGGCCGGCAGCAGTACATCAGCGTCGCCAAGTAAGGGATCGATAGATCCTCGCTTCCTCTCGCCTCGCCGGAgtatgatcgatcgatcgatcggcggaGAGGTTTTCTGCTGGATTCTGAGACACGGCTTGGATTGCAGGTCGCAGGCGTCGGACAAGGAGTGGGTGCAGCTGCAGGGGAAGTTCCTGCTGAACAGCACGGTGGCCAAGGCGGCGATCTACATCGAGGGGCCACCGGCCGGCGTCGACCTGCTGCTCGACTGCCTGGTGGTCAAGCACGCCCAGAAggccacgccggcgccggtgccggaCTTCGAGGTGACTCCTCTCCGCCGGAGCCGAACGACACGCTGTCTCACCAAGATACGTGATACAGAGAGCGCACGAATCTCAAAGCACCCGTCATCgtgtttgtgtttgtgtttgtgttgCGCGCGCAGAATCTGGAATATGGCGCGAACATCCTCCAGAACAGCGACCTCGACGACGGCCTAAACGGGTGGTTCGGGCTCGGGTCGTGCGCGCTCTCCGTGCACGACGGCGCGCCGCGCGTGCTGCCTCCGATGGCGCAGGAGTCGCTGGCGCTCGACGGCGAGCCGCTGAACGGGAAGCACATCCACGTCACGAGCCGGGCGCAGACGTGGATGGGCCCCGCGCAAATCATCACCGACAAGCTGACCCTGTACGCGACGTACCAGGTGTCCGGCTGGGTGCGCGTCGGCGGgcaggcggccggcgcggcgcagaACATCAacgtggccgtcgccgtcgacagCCAGTGGATCAACGGCGGGCAGGTCCTGGCGCGGGACGAGCGGTGGTACGAGATCGGCGGGTCGTTCCGCGTGGAGTCCAAGCCGGCGTCGCGGGTGATGCTCTACGTCCAGGGCCCCGACCCCGGCGTCGACCTCATGGTCGCCGGCCTGCAGGTGTTCCCTGTCGACCGGAGGGCCCGCGTGAAGCACCTCCGGAAGCTTACCGACAAGGTGCGGAAGCGCGACGTGGTGGTGAAGGTGACggcgtcgggcggcggcggcggcggcggcgtgaaggcggcggcggagggcgtgGAGGTGCGGGTGCGGCAGGTGTCGAACAGCTTCCCGCTGGGCGCGTGCATCATGCGCACCAACATGGACAACGAGGACTACGTGGAGTTCTTCACCAAGAACTTCAACTGGGCAGTGTTCGGGAACGAGCTGAAGTGGTACTGGACGGAGCCGCAGAAGGGGCAGCTGAActacgccgacgccgacgacctcCTCAAGCTCTGCTCCGACCACGGCATGTGCGTGCGCGGGCACTGCATCTTCTGGGAGGTGGACAACGCGGTGCAGCAGTGGGTGAAGACGCTGTCCACCGACGAGCTGTCCGCCGCCGTGAAGAGCCGCATCAATGGCTTGCTCACCCGGTACAAGGGCAAGTTCCGGCACTACGACGTCAACAACGAGATGCTGCACGGCTCCTTCTACCAGGACAAGCTCGGCAAGGACATCCGCGCCGCCATGTTCAGGACGGCGAGCGACCTCGACCCGGACGCGCTGCTGTTCGTCAACGACTACAACGTCGAGAGCATGTGCGACATCCGCGCCACGCCGGAGGCGTACATCCAGCAGATCGTCGGGCTGCAGGAGCAGGGCGCGCCGGTGGGCGGCGTCGGGCTGCAGGGCCACGTCAGCAACCCCGTCGGGCCCGTCGTCCGCGCGGTGCTcgaccgcctcgccgtgctcggCCTGCCGCTCTGGTTCACGGAGCTGGACGTGTCGTCGGCCAACGAGCACGTCCGCGCCGACGACCTGGAGGTCATGCTGCGGGAGGCGTACGCGCACCCggccgtcgacggcgtcgtCCTCTGGGGCTTCTGGGAGCTCTTCATGAGCCGCGACGACGCCCACCTCGTCGACGCCGAGGGGGACGTCAAcgaggccggccgccgcctgctccaGCTCAAGCGGGAGTGGCTCACCCGCGCGCACGGCCACGCCGACGACAACGGCGAGTTCAGGTTCCGAGGCCACCACGGCGCCTACCACGTCGACGTCGTCACGCCCACCGGCAAGATCTCCCAGGACTTCACCGTCGACAAGGATGACTCGCCGCTGGTGCTCAACATCACCGTGTGATAATTAAGAAGCACAGAATGATCAACTTCTAgctaagcttaattaattgatgcCCAGAACGATCAACGACGATGTACTACGGGAAGAAGTGAAAGAACTAAATAAGGGGCTagacaaattcatttttataattaacctTGATCATATGCatgctaaatattttaaaatgatgaaCTAATATACGTTGAAACATCATGGAAATGATATAGAGTATGATGATTTGGCTTTTTTAGCttcaaaaagaaattatagaTGATATACCATGTTTGCATgagatttaaatataaaccccccaatttttttatttaacactgatgattttttatctacatttgactgtttatcttattcaaaatatttgtgtgaatatacaaaaaaatatataagatattATTAAAGTTCCTTTAGaaataaagtaaattataacaacataattaataattatacaacttttttgaataagattatgatcaaacgtaaaccCAAAACTCGACGGCGTTAGATTAAAAAACGGGGTGAGTTTTTCAACTATAGTCAAccctatatttttgtttctgcttatacttataagctaaaatttaaatttttaaccttaaatttgtagttgatttttaggttttctcattatagtttattttctatccttagctataatgtttgactttttactttgtaaaagccaaacaatcacccgtTGTATGTGTATTTACATGTTggcttttatatatagatattgcAAATGTATAGAAGATATAGATAAGCTACAACTCTATATGGTCACTTGAGAGGGTTAGACTCATCTATTAAcaggaatttaaatttgtataaagAAAAACGGAGAATTTGAGCAAATGCTAGTAGGAAAGAATGAACAGGACACGCAGAGATCAAATCTACTGCCTGCATGACTCCGTCCAAcgatatataagcatttaaattatttaaatttatttctaagaatataaaaattcCTACACTCCCATATGGGGTCACTAGTTTAGCTTTCTATTGACGTGGCCTTAACATGTGTTTcttttatagaaataattgCATCTAGTGGGTAGTAAGTATAGAAATAGAGGATTCAAAACTTTAATTCGTTCCGAAAAAATATCACGAATACAAATGTTGTTGTTGAAGCAAAGGATGAATGCGTACAAAAGTGGATTGGAAGTTtgaatttatttctaaaatttccaGGCATGTCACAGCTTTTATATTCCAAGAAATGTTTTTGACTTTTCTAGCTATTTAAGAATATGCCATACGCTAAAACAAACACTTAAGGTAAAAATGACTCCATATATCAGCACACAGAACAAATTTAATTAGATTATGATATAACTAGTTTTGCTTAGACCATTTTTCCCTTGTAACATGCTCTCATCGTTATATATCATAAGATATTATAGTTTTGCACTTAGCTAGTCAAACTTTtctaatttgatcaaatttatagaaaaataaaccaaaatttagagCATCAAATTAGTGTCGTCAGAATCCaccctaaaatatttttcatatgccATGGTGCTGATGTGCTTGGATGcactttttaaaaactagtAAATTTACTTCAAAAAACCTTTTAAAATTGTCACTTGCTCAACGGTGCTTCACAACTAGGGATGCCCATGAATTCACGAGTAAGTTAGGGTAAGATctagttcaactaaataaGCTAACTTTTATTTTACGGTGAAGATCATTTTATTGAACTACAGTTAACCCTAAATTACCCATGGTCCGACGTGTATTTGCAGCCAACATAGATTCAATAAGCACCTTAATAAAACATAGCTTGCATCACAGATAATTTTACATTGCTACAttccaatttttttggtttaaaatacaataatattttttgaattaatACAATTTAGGAATTAAAATGCAGTTTTAATATCTGGTTATATTTTCGAGCTAAAACTACCAAATGAGCTTAAAAATCTGATCAAATTATGGTTGCACGTGAGAGTACTTAAAACCTAAATGAATTTAGTctggagaaaaataaatttttttcttgtaaaatTATGCATTTTATTTCAGAAGTATTTTCTATAGTCAAACTATAATATAGTTTGCTA from Oryza brachyantha chromosome 3, ObraRS2, whole genome shotgun sequence carries:
- the LOC102709258 gene encoding endo-1,4-beta-xylanase 1-like, with the translated sequence MAIGGDAGRVVGDGAGDDNIILNPEFDDGLDGWAGSGCKIELHDSLDDGKVLPASGKHFVAATGRTDTWNGVQQDVTSRLQRKLLYEVAATVRLAGAGVPLSPCEVRATVAVQNSDGRQQYISVAKSQASDKEWVQLQGKFLLNSTVAKAAIYIEGPPAGVDLLLDCLVVKHAQKATPAPVPDFENLEYGANILQNSDLDDGLNGWFGLGSCALSVHDGAPRVLPPMAQESLALDGEPLNGKHIHVTSRAQTWMGPAQIITDKLTLYATYQVSGWVRVGGQAAGAAQNINVAVAVDSQWINGGQVLARDERWYEIGGSFRVESKPASRVMLYVQGPDPGVDLMVAGLQVFPVDRRARVKHLRKLTDKVRKRDVVVKVTASGGGGGGGVKAAAEGVEVRVRQVSNSFPLGACIMRTNMDNEDYVEFFTKNFNWAVFGNELKWYWTEPQKGQLNYADADDLLKLCSDHGMCVRGHCIFWEVDNAVQQWVKTLSTDELSAAVKSRINGLLTRYKGKFRHYDVNNEMLHGSFYQDKLGKDIRAAMFRTASDLDPDALLFVNDYNVESMCDIRATPEAYIQQIVGLQEQGAPVGGVGLQGHVSNPVGPVVRAVLDRLAVLGLPLWFTELDVSSANEHVRADDLEVMLREAYAHPAVDGVVLWGFWELFMSRDDAHLVDAEGDVNEAGRRLLQLKREWLTRAHGHADDNGEFRFRGHHGAYHVDVVTPTGKISQDFTVDKDDSPLVLNITV